The segment TTTCTTGATCCAGATACCTGTCATCAGATCAAATGCGAGGTAGTGCACCCATCCGGCAGTAACTGCCGTTTTATCAGTAAATAATTGCATCACGCCATCAAGCGTATTAAATTTTTCGATGTCATCCGGATTAAAACTTTGGAAGATGAGCCATGCATATACAATGGCAAAGAGTGTGATGACCACACTGATCAATAATTTATCAACAGAAGGCCAGAAGGGGCTTGCGATCAAAAGAATTAACCAGGCAACTAAAGCAATGGTGCTGCAAAGTTGAAAAACAGAATCGGGACTCATGCAGAGAAGTTTTATGAAAGATAAAGAATTTCCAAGAGGTTCTTTATTATCCCGATTCTATCTCAATTAAAATCTGTTTATATCAACCGGAAAAATGAAACAATGATTTTATACCAGCTCACCCAGAGCTTTTATGATACGTGATTGAGTTTCTTCATCACTCAGTTCTTCTGGTACAAAAGCTTGTCCGATCACTTTTTCGTAAAGTTCAACATAACGTTTGCTGATGGTGTTGATCCATTCATCGCTCATTTCAGGAACGGTTTGTCCTTCCTTGCCCATGAAATTATTTTCGATCAGCCATTCTCTTACAAACTCTTTACTTAATTGTTTTTGGCGTTCACCTGTTTGCTGGCGTTCCTCAAAACCATCTGCATAAAAATAGCGGGATGAATCAGGGGTATGTATTTCATCCATCAGGTAAATAGTTTCACCTATTTTCCCAAATTCATATTTGGTATCAACAAGTATCAATCCCTGTTTGGCTGCAATTTCTTTTCCACGTGCAAACAGTTGCAATGCGTAACTGCTTAATTGGTTCCACTCTGCTTCTGAACATATTCCCTGTGCCGCAATTTCTGCTGGCGAAATATCTTCGTCATGACCCGCATCTGCTTTTGTCGAGGGAGTAATAATGGGAGTAGGGAAGTAATCATTTTCTTTCAAACCATCTGGCATTGCTGCACCGCAAAGTTCTCTTTTGCCCGAGGCATAGGTTCTCCATGCGTGACCAACAAGATTGCCACGCACCACCATTTCTATCTTAAACGGAACACAACGTTTGCCGATGCTTACATTAGGTGCAGGCACGTTTACCAGCCAGTTAGGACAAATATCTTCGGTTGCATGCAGCATGTATGCAGCAATTTGGTTTAATACCTGTCCTTTATAAGGAATAGGACGTGGAAGAATAACATCAAAAGCTGAAATACGGTTACTGGCAATCATCACAAGCCAGTTGGTACCAATACTGTACACATCTCTGACCTTGCCTTTATAATAGTTTGTTTGATTGGGAAATTGAAATGAATTCATGCGCCCGAAGATAATTTACCTTGCCCAACCTGCGAGCTATATGTTGAGTTTTTTCTTGAATTTCCGGCTGTTTTTGCAATTCTGCTATACTTGTTTTGGCAAAGAATAATTATCGCAACTAAATTGAAGTATAAGCTTTGCAGATAGTAATTGCCTTTTGCACAGATTGTACCCACTTTATGGTATTGTTGCTGGTTAACATCATTGTGTTGTAAAGAACAATTAGGATTAGCTGTTTGCTGAAAATATTTTTGATCTGTTGAAGCATGAAAAGCTTCAAAGTCACCAACCGGCTGAGTACTGTTTGCAGACTTACAAACTAAAATTCAAAATAATCGTTCCTCAAAAGGGTGGAAAGAAAATTTCTGAATAATACTAACAATCAGTATTTTGCTAATTACTTAACCAAAAACGACTTGACCATGCGAAAAAAACTGCCAGTTTTACTACTGCTGTTAACGTCCTGCCTTATTTCCATTTCCTCTTTTGCTCAATCTGTAACTATAAAAGGAAGTGTAAAAGGTACCAGCACCGGAGAAGCCTTGCCAGCTGTTTCAGTAACAGTGAAAGGCTCATCCGCCGGCGTTTATACAAATGATAAAGGAGAGTTTAGCATTACTGTTCCTTCTTTACCAGTAACACTTGTGATATCTTCTGTTAATTTTGAAACCAAAGAGGTGACTGTTGCTTCAGCTTCACAACAGGTTGAAGTTTCTCTTACTAGCAGCAGTCCTCAAATGGGGGAAGAAATTGTTGTTTCAGCGACGAGGGTAGCAATCCGTAAAATTGAATCGCCGGTAACAATTGAACAAGTGAGTGCAGCTAATATCCGCAACTCACCGGCTTCAACATTTTATGAAGTTGTTCAAAATCTGAAAGGTGTGGATATGCTTACATCATCACTTACTTTTAAAACTCCTACAACAAGGGGTTTTAACGGAAGTGGTAATACTCGTTTCAACCAGATTACGGATGGAATGGATAATCAGGCTCCCGGTCTTAACTTTTCAGTAGGAAGCATAATTGGCTTGTCGGAACTTGACGTAGATAATATGGAATTGCTCCCTGGTGCATCATCGGCTTTATACGGCCCGGGTGGTATGAACGGAACATTATTGATAAACAGTAAAAGCCCATTCAAATACCAGGGTTTTTCTTTCCAGATAAAGCAGGGAATTATGCACGCTGATCGAAAATATCGCCAGGAAGTTTCTCCCTACTACAATTGGAATCTTCGTTGGGCAGAAAAGATAGGAGAACGTGCTGCATTTAAAATTACATCTGAATTTATACAGGCAAAAGACTGGCTCGCTGCAGATCAACGTAATTATAAACGCCTTGGTACAACAGGGAATCTTATTCCCGGTACACGCACAACCGATCCGAATTATGATGGTGTGAACGTTTATGGTGATGAAACAACTTTTGATTTAGTACCATTCTTACAAGGCATTGGAGGGCAAGCTCCTTTTCTAGCCCCATACATTAATACTTTAACAGGCAGCCCGATCAATGTATCACGTACTGGCTATGCTGAACGGGATTTGGTTGACCCCAACACAGTAAATTTCAAATTAGGAGGGGCATTTCATTATAAAATAACTGACGATCTTGAAGCCATTGCAATGGGATATATTGGGTCTGGCAACTCGGTTTATACTGCCAGCGATCGCTATTCATTTAAAAACTTTATTATTAAACAATACAAATTAGAATTAAAGGCAAAGAATTGGTTTATCCGTGGATGGGCCACTCAGGAGGATGCAGGTGAATCGTATAACGCAACTGTCACTACCAGGCTTACAAACGAAGCAATTCGAAAAACAGTAACCTTTACAAATGGTCAACCTACACCACAACTTACAGATTGGGCAGTTATATATTCTCAGGCTTTTTTAGCGGGTAAATTATCAGGTTTAACTGATATTGATGCTCATAATAATGCCAGGAGTGTTTCAGACGCAGGAGCACCTAAACCAGGCACCGATCAGTTTAAACAAATTTTCGATCGAGTAAGGTCGGTCCCTATTTCTAAAGGAGGAGGCTTATTTATTGAAAAATCAGATTTGTATGTTGCGGAAGGACAGTATAATTTCTCGCACCTGACAGGTAATGTTGTCGATATCCTGGTTGGCGGTGATTTTCGCAGGTTTGTTCTGGATTCAGAAGGCACTTTGTTTGCCGATTCTGCTGCTCCGATACCAATTAATCAGTTTGGCGGCTATGCTCAAGTGAGTAAGAAATTGCTGAAAGATCGTTTGAATCTTACGGTATCTGGCCGTTACGACAAAAATGAAAACTTTGATGGACGATTTACTCCAAGAGCAACAGCTCTCATTAAAGTAAATAAAAATAACAGCATCCGCCTGTCCTATCAAACAGCCTATCGTTTTCCCAGTACGCAGCAGCAATGGATCAACCTGAGAGTAGGTGGAGATGTGCTCTTGATTGGAGGTGTAACAGAGTTAAGAGATTATTACAAGTTTAACTCGAATCCTATTTACTCGCTAGAAAGTGTTCAGGCCGGTGCACCAAAGGTTTATGACTATAAAGCGTTGAAACCGGAAAATGTAACCTCATATGAACTTGGTTATAAGGGTGTGGTTGCCGATAATAAACTGCTGATCGATGTTTATGGTTATTATGGACAGTATGAAAATTTCCTTGCACGTACATTGGTGGTTCAGTCAAAAACAGGGAATATTTCCGGTTTGAACAGTGCTTCAACACGACAGGTTTATTCTGTACCTGTTAATACTGAAGCAAAAGTAAAAACCTACGGTTATGGGTTGGGGCTTGAGTATAAGCTTCCGGGTAATTTTGTAGTCACAGTAAACGGTTCTTCCGATGTATTGCAAGATATTCCACCTGGTTACGTAGCATTTTTTAACTCTCCGAAATATCGTGCAAATGTGATCGTCGGAAATAACCAGTTAGGCAAACGCAAAAATATTGGATTCAATATCGCTTATCGTTGGCAGGATTCTTATTTCTTCGAAGGTGATTTCGCAAACGGTGAAGTGCCTGCCATTCAAACATTGGATGCACAGTTCAGTTATAAGATACCTAAAACAAAATCGTTGTTTAAATTAGGTGCTAATAACCTGTTGAATCAATATTATTATCATGCACCGGGTAACCCTTCAGTAGGTGGATTATATTATGTGAGTTATTCTTACAACATATTCTAATTCACGTATCGAACATTATTTAATCATTCATGAAACTGACTTCACATATGAAAAAGATTGTAAGCTACTCACTGGTTGCCTTGCTGTTACTGTCTTCGTGTAACAAAGATATTTCCGCGCCGGTGCCAAACTCATTCCCAACTCCAACGGGACAAAGCATTGGAGATATCATTAATACAGATGCTAATTATTCATTGCTGAAACATGCATTAACACGTGCTGGTTTATTAACTGCTGTTACAAATAAGAACTCAGTGTTTACGTTATTTGCCCCTAGTAACGCAGCATTTACAGCATCAGGAATACCAAGCACAGCAGTAATCGATGCAGTGCCATTAGCTCAACTTACTGCTATTTTAAGTTATCACCTTATACCTGGTCAGAAAGTAAGTTCAGCAGGTATTACTACAACGTTCCCCAATGTGCAGATGCCTACAGGTTTAATTTTCCCGGCACCTAACACAAATCCATTAGCACGCTTCAGTATTTTTCCTTCACGCAGAGGCAGCGCAGCATGGGCAAACAATATTCCTGTGACTGCTGCAGACATTGCGGTTGCAAATGGAGTTATGCACCAGGTGGCAGCAATTGTTGCACCTCCTACTAAATTGTTACTCGATACTATTAAAAATGATCCGGATTTAGATTACCTGGAAGCTGCTCTTGTCAGGGCTGATTCGGGATTATCAACCACTTCAGCGCCAAGTTTTCAATATTATTTAGGTAATGCTGCTATTGCGCCGGGAGCTAATTTTACTGTGTTTGCACCTAATAATGCAGCTTTCCAGGCGCTTATTTACTTCCTGGTTTATCAACAGGTATTTGCGTTAACCGGAAGTGCTGCTACAGCCGATGCTCAGGCAAATGGTGCTGTTGCTGCAGGCCCCGCATTTTTAGCAACAAATAACGTAACCACCGCTTTAGTAAGAGGAGTTGTGGCTTATCATGTTTTAACACAACGTGCATTTGCAGTGAATTTTCCAGGCACTGCTACCAATTATCCAACGTTTGTGAATGCATCGATACCAGCGCATCCTGGTGTTGCTGTTTCATCAACTATTACCGGAGGATTTGCTACGGGCTTAAGCGTAAAAGGGGTAGGTAATCCAAGCGCTGCGTCTGCTATACCGACTGCAGCTGGTGTTGATCGTCCCGCAATCAATGGCGTATTTTATAAAATCAATCAGGTTCTCTTGCCACAATAATAACTATTGATTAATAGAGTCTTCAACTGCCCCTTCATAGGGGCAGTTTTAGTTTAGAACGATCATTAAAATGATTCCTGTATTTTTACAACGGGCCAATTTAAACCAGCAGATGCAGATCATTTTGTTTGATACAGGAACCAGGGCAACATTTTATCCGTTTTCGCTAACAAGGCCTTTATCTGAATTTCGTTGTGGCATCTTTACAGCTAAAGAACGTTGGGCATTTGTATTACAGCAGGAAGTATTTGCCCTTACGGAAAATTATTTAACCAACGCTTACCCATTTTCACCAGGTGAAGGAGATGATTTTTTATACATCAATGCATCCGTTATTTTATCAAATGAATTAGTGGGAGAACTAAAAGCATTAACATCTGAGAGTGCACTGCTTCGAAATAGTAATTTAATTGCTGTTCGAACGAAGAACAGATTGACATTTCCAATAACAACAGAACAAACGAAACATTGTAGGGAAGTTGAGGGTCCTGTTACTGTTCGGTTCCTGCATTATCCTTATGATCTTGTGCTCGCAAACGATCAAATGATTCGCACAGATATTGAGTTGATCCGTTCAAAAAAACTATCTGCTGCAATTTCATCAACCAATCAGTTAATTAATCCTGAACAGATCTTTATTGAAGAAGGAGCGGAGGTTGAATATTGCACACTCAACGCATCAACCGGGCCAATTTATATTGGAAAAAACGCATTACTGATGGAAGGCAGTATGATCCGTGGACCGTTTGTTGCGCTGGAAAATGCAGTGGTAAAAATGGGTAGCAAAATTTATGGTGCAACCACAGTTGGAAAAAAATGTACGGTTGGTGGAGAAATTAAAAATTCGATCTTTTTCGATTATTCAAATAAAGCACATGATGGTTATTTAGGGGATGCGGTGATTGGTTCCTGGTGCAATATTGGCGCAGGTGCTTCCTGCTCCAATGTGAAAAATACAGCTGGCGAAGTAAAATTCTGGAATCCATTATTACATCAATGGATCAGCGCAGGAACAAAGTGCGGCGTAATGCTGGGCGATTATTCAAAAGTATCCATCAATGCATCGCTCACAACAGGAATGGTAAGTGGCATTTGCAGCAACATTCTCACTACAGGGTTATCGCCTAAATTTATCGCCGATTTTACCTGGAACATTCATACGGGTGAAAAATACATATTGGAAAAAGCTTTGCATGATATTGAGAACTGGATGCAAATGAAGCAGCAATCGTTAACTAACAACGATAAGCAGATACTGGAATATATTTACGCCCGACAAACATAAACTACGAATAAAAAAACAACAAGATTATGAGACAGCAAGTAGCCGCAGCAAACTGGAAAATGAATTTGACCTATCAACAGGCTGAGGAATTAATTAATGGCATCATTCACACACCTTTTACATTAGGAGCAGATCAACGTGCAGTTTTTGCTGTGCCGTTTCCATATCTGACAATGGTGGTAGAGAAGCTGAAAGGAAAGATCAACACAGGTGTGGCAGCTCAAAACGCTTATACAAAAACTTCAGGTGCATATACAGGTGAAACTTCAGTTGAAATGTTGAAGTCGATCAATGTTGGTTATGTAGTATTAGGTCATAGCGAACGCCGTGAATACTTTAACGAAACCAATCAAATGCTTGCAGAAAAAGTAAACACTGCTTTAGCTGCAGGTATTACACCGATCTTCTGTTGTGGTGAAGCATTGGATATTCGTGAAGCAGGCACACAAAATGAGTATGTGGGTAATCAATTGAAAGAAAGTTTATTTCATTTAAGTGCCGATGAACTAAAAAAGATCATCATTGCATATGAACCTATCTGGGCAATTGGTACGGGTAAAACTGCATCGGCAGAACAGGCGCAGGAAATGCATGCACATTTGCGTAGTGTATTAGCTGCACAGTACGGTACAGAAGTTGCAAATGAAATTTCTATTTTGTATGGTGGCAGTGTAAAAGGTTCTAATGCAAAAGAAATTTTTGGTCAGCCTGATGTTGATGGCGGACTTGTAGGTGGCGCATCATTAAAGGCAGATGAGTTTGTACAGATCATTCAGGCATTAAAATAAAAGAGGTATGAAGCGTGAAGAACAGCTGCAACCGCTTTCGCATCAACATCACAATGGATTGATGGCTGCATTACTTCTGAAAAAAGGAGTAGGGAAGCAGGCTGATCCAACAGTGATGGATGATTTTATTGTGTCTGTATGGAATGGGGAATTAAGAAACCATTTCATTAAAGAAGAAGTATATCTGCACCCACATGTGTTGCAGATACCTGCGCTCATGGATAAATATGAGCAAATGAAAACGGAGCATCACCAGATACGACGTATCGTTGATGCGATAAGAAGCGGTGATTCAAGCATAGCACTCATCACCGATTTTCATACCCTTCTTGAAAAACATATCCGCTTTGAAGAGCGTGATCTGTTCCCGTTTATTGAAGAGCAGATACAACCGGAACAGTTAAATGAACTGGGTAGAAATTTAGAGCCGCTTGAAAGCAAGGCCTGCTCTGATTATCCTGTAAAATTCTGGGAATAATGGTTTGATCATTTTTAAACACCGTTGCTTATGGCAAAAGTCCTCATCCTCTTTGCACATCCTGCAATGGAAAAGTCAAGGGTGCACAAACGTCTTGTTGAGCACATTCCGAGATCGGCTGATATACGGTTTCATGATCTGTATGAACGTTATCCCGATTTTGATATTGATGTTCCTTACGAACAACGCTTGTTACTGCAGCATGATGTGGTGATCTTTCAACATCCGTTTTATTGGTATAGTTCTCCTGCTATTATCAAACAATGGCAGGATCTGGTGTTGGAACATGGCTGGGCCTATGGTACAGGTGGCCGTGCAATTGCAGGTAAAAAATTTATGCATGCCATATCAACCGGCGGTTCCAAAAATTCTTATACCGAAGAAGGCAGGAATAAGTATTCGCTTGCAGATTACATGTTGCCGTTTCAACAAACTGCATATTTATGTGATGTTGAATACCTGCCACCGTTTGTGATACACGGTACGCATCGTTTACCCGAGACCGATATGGATCTTCATGCGTTACAGTATGAACAGATGTTGCTTGCACTTGTGCAAGACCGCATCAGCAAACCCGAGATCGAGAGTTGTATTTACATGAATGATCTTGTTCCTATTCCTAACGCAATACAATCATAACCGATGGATAATAATTCAATTCTTTTCCAGGCGATGGTGTATTTGGCAGCTGCTGTTGTAATGGTGCCACTTGCAAAACGTTTAGGTCTTGGTTCTGTACTCGGTTATTTGTTGGCAGGTATTTTAATTGGGCCCACTGTATTGCAGTTTATTGGCACTGAAGGACAGGATCTGATGCACTCAGCTGAGTTTGGTGTGGTGATGATGTTGTTCCTGATTGGTCTTGAACTGGAGCCCGCCTTGCTTTGGAAATTACGCAAAGCAATTCTTGGTTTGGGTGGATTGCAGGTGCTCATTACGTCCATTATTATTTCAGGTATTGCTTATTTTTTAGATCTGCCATGGCAATCTTCATTAGCAATAGGAATGGCATTGGCACTCAGTTCAACAGCATTGGTGTTGCAAACACTTGCTGAAAAAGGAATCAATCGTACCACAGCCGGACGTAGTGCGTTTGCGGTGTTACTCTTCCAGGATATTGCAGTGATTCCGATGCTGGCATTTTTTCCTTTACTTGCTATCGCCGGGTTAACACCTGCTGATGTTAATGTGAATGAAGCAGAAGGTTGGATAGAAAGCCAAAGTGGATGGATGCGGGCTTTGATTGTATCAGGTGCAATTGGTTTTATTATTATTGGTGGACGCTATTTAATTCCTCCCATTTTTCGTTTAGTAGCAGCAACACAGTTACGTGAAATGTTTACAGCAACTGCGTTGTTATTAGTAGTTGGCATTGCTGTGTTAATGTCTTCTGTTGGATTGAGCCCTGCTTTGGGAACATTTCTTTCCGGTGTAGTATTGGCAAACAGTGAATACAAACATGAATTAGAAAGTGATATTGAACCATTCAAAGGATTATTACTTGGTTTGTTTTTTATTGCAGTTGGCGCTTCTATCAATTTTGAATTGATCATGAATCAGCCGCTATTGATCTTTGGATTAGTGTTGGCGTTAATGTTTGTAAAAGCAGTTGTGTTATTAGTATTGGGTAAGATTTTCAAACTACTTGTTGATCAGAATATTATTTTCTCTTCATCTTTATCACAGGTAGGAGAGTTTGCATTTGTTTTGTTGAGTTTTTCGTTAACAGAAGGTATTGTTGAAAGAGGTTATGTTGAGATATTAATGGCTGTGGTAGCTATCAGTATGGCACTTACACCCATTGCTTTTTTCCTCAATGAAAAAATCGTGTTGCCATTTATTGACAAGCGATTATCATCAAACAAAACAGAAAAAGAGGCGGATGCGGTAAATGAAAAAAATCCGGTGATCATTGCTGGCTTTGGTCATTTCGGCAATACGATTGGACGTTTCCTTCGGGCACATGGTGTAAGGACAACGGTATTGGATATTGACAGCAACCGTGTGGAGTTTCTGCGTAAGATGGGTTTTAAAGTTTACTACGGCGATGCAAGTCGTTACGATATTCTGTTGGCGGCTGGTGCGGCTGAAGCAAAAATGATCATTATTGCAGTTGATGATCCTGAGAAGCGGTTACAGATGATCGAAACCATCAAAAAACATTTTCCTGATCTGCAAATGCTGGTACGCAGCAGCACAAGGGAAGATACCTACGATCAGATGAATGCAGGTATACTGCATATCTATCGTGAGACGATCGATACTTCACTCCGTATGGGTGTGGATGCTATGAAGATACTTGGTCACCGAGCATACACGGCACAACGTGCTGCACGAACATTCTTCCGTTACGATGAACAGAAGTTGAAAGATCTTTCCAAGCTCCGGGACAATGAAAAAGAATACATCAACCAGGCAAGAGAATACATTGAAGAACTGGAAGAAATTATAAAGGCTGATACAAAACAACTGCACCTCGTAAAAGATCTTGGTTGGGATGAGGATAGTTTGATTGCTGATGAGAAGGTGAAGAAAGATGAGTAATGAGTAATGAATGATGAGTTCTTGTAGCTAGGCGAATCTTAGATTTACCAAAGTTATTCATCACTTATTATTCATTATTCTTTCATAATATGTTGTGCTCTTTCCAGTCTGTCGTTCACAGCTCTACCCAAACCTTCATCAGGTAATAATTCCGCAAGAATAATATCTGCGTTCATGCTATCAACTTCACGTAAAACACGGAACAGATTTTTGGCAGCTTCATCTTTACTTCCGCTTGCAGATAAAATAAACTGTTGCTCTTTGGGAATATGGGGATGATACTGTTGAAAGTTGATGAGGAAGATTTTCGTTCCTTCAAACTGTGGCAGCAATTCATTGATCTTTCCTAAATATAGTGGAGTATGTGTGGCATAATGACTTTTCAATTGTCCCGGTGCAGATGGATTATCTGTAACCTTCTTGTGATGCTTGATCTTTTTACCGATCACAGCTTCAATCTGTTCAACCGCAATACCACCTAAACGATACAATTCAATTTCGCCTTCTTCATTCCAGCCCACAATAGTTGATTCAACGCCAACGCCACATGCGCCACCATCAAGTATGTATGGAATCTTGTCATTTAATCCTTCATAAACATGTGCTGCAGTTGTTGGACTAACATAACCCGATGGATTGGCACTTGGTGCAGCAACAGGAAAATCAAGTTGAGAAAGCAATTGTAATGTCAACGGATGATTCGGAACACGAATAGCTACCCGTTTACTTCCTGCAGTAACCAGATCAGGAACTGTTTGTTGTTTGTTGAAGAGCATAGTTAACGGGCCCGGCCAGAATGCAGCAGCTAACTGCTCTGCTTCTGTTGAAATATCTTTAATGAATTTCTTTGCCTGTTCAAATGATGCCACATGCATGATCAGCGGGTTAAACTGTGGCCTGTTCTTCGCTGCATAAATTTTCAGTAATGCATCTTCATTCAATGCATTGGCACCAAGTCCATACACTGTTTCGGTGGGTATGGCAACCAATTCGCCTTTCGTTAAATGTTCGGCTGCTGTTGTTAGATCAATGCCAATTTCTGTCTTCATCTTAAATGCTTACCGGTAATTTTTCTTCGTGATAACTATCAATCTTATCCATGTGCAGAATGGTAGTGCTGTTGTCTTCACTGGGCTCATACATCATATTAAATTTCGCACCATAAATAAACTCACTATGTATGTAAGAGCTTCGGCTCACAACAGTATTTGCATATTCTTCGTCGTAACCTTTTACAAAGACAAGAATTTCAGTTTCTGCTTCTTCTATTTCTTTTCTTGTAAGCTGATAAAGCGGGCTATTTTCATTTATCATATGTACAATCGTCCAGTTGGTTGCTAATGAATTAGCTTTTGATAATTCAAGGTCAAGACTGTAAAAGGTATTCTTTCGTTCCGTTTCATTCTCTGTATATTTCATGACACAGGTAACCTTCACTTCAACATCTGTTAAAAAGTGTTTTTTGAAAGGAGCAAAACGAAACATCAATGCGTAACCGTCTTTAAAAGGTGCGAACAATGCAATACTGCTGTATTTCATATATGCTTTTGGTTGCGAAAACCGGCCATAGATCAAACCTGTTGCTAATGCAAGCATC is part of the Lacibacter sediminis genome and harbors:
- a CDS encoding L-threonylcarbamoyladenylate synthase, with the protein product MKTEIGIDLTTAAEHLTKGELVAIPTETVYGLGANALNEDALLKIYAAKNRPQFNPLIMHVASFEQAKKFIKDISTEAEQLAAAFWPGPLTMLFNKQQTVPDLVTAGSKRVAIRVPNHPLTLQLLSQLDFPVAAPSANPSGYVSPTTAAHVYEGLNDKIPYILDGGACGVGVESTIVGWNEEGEIELYRLGGIAVEQIEAVIGKKIKHHKKVTDNPSAPGQLKSHYATHTPLYLGKINELLPQFEGTKIFLINFQQYHPHIPKEQQFILSASGSKDEAAKNLFRVLREVDSMNADIILAELLPDEGLGRAVNDRLERAQHIMKE
- a CDS encoding monovalent cation:proton antiporter-2 (CPA2) family protein; amino-acid sequence: MDNNSILFQAMVYLAAAVVMVPLAKRLGLGSVLGYLLAGILIGPTVLQFIGTEGQDLMHSAEFGVVMMLFLIGLELEPALLWKLRKAILGLGGLQVLITSIIISGIAYFLDLPWQSSLAIGMALALSSTALVLQTLAEKGINRTTAGRSAFAVLLFQDIAVIPMLAFFPLLAIAGLTPADVNVNEAEGWIESQSGWMRALIVSGAIGFIIIGGRYLIPPIFRLVAATQLREMFTATALLLVVGIAVLMSSVGLSPALGTFLSGVVLANSEYKHELESDIEPFKGLLLGLFFIAVGASINFELIMNQPLLIFGLVLALMFVKAVVLLVLGKIFKLLVDQNIIFSSSLSQVGEFAFVLLSFSLTEGIVERGYVEILMAVVAISMALTPIAFFLNEKIVLPFIDKRLSSNKTEKEADAVNEKNPVIIAGFGHFGNTIGRFLRAHGVRTTVLDIDSNRVEFLRKMGFKVYYGDASRYDILLAAGAAEAKMIIIAVDDPEKRLQMIETIKKHFPDLQMLVRSSTREDTYDQMNAGILHIYRETIDTSLRMGVDAMKILGHRAYTAQRAARTFFRYDEQKLKDLSKLRDNEKEYINQAREYIEELEEIIKADTKQLHLVKDLGWDEDSLIADEKVKKDE
- a CDS encoding ion channel, with product MASTRTRRNNLAKENKETGLSVNSKQSGGRFFQKDGRPNVRFRGISYMQRFSVFQYMLKIPSWKFITLIAVAYVVVNLVFACIYFIVGVHHLGGMEEITVMGKFWEAFFFSTQTLSTVGYGHVFPDSLTSNTIAAVESFTGILMLALATGLIYGRFSQPKAYMKYSSIALFAPFKDGYALMFRFAPFKKHFLTDVEVKVTCVMKYTENETERKNTFYSLDLELSKANSLATNWTIVHMINENSPLYQLTRKEIEEAETEILVFVKGYDEEYANTVVSRSSYIHSEFIYGAKFNMMYEPSEDNSTTILHMDKIDSYHEEKLPVSI